A window from Exiguobacterium marinum DSM 16307 encodes these proteins:
- a CDS encoding SDR family oxidoreductase codes for MISNKLLSGKVALVTGAASGIGRAAVIRFIQAGAKVAILDLNEEDTMRLASLVGEERAIGISADVSDEAAMKEAYERTIERFGRIDIVFANAGRNGTITPIEHLSIEDWNGVVETNLTGTFLTVKHAIPHLKENGGSIIITSSINGNRYFKNFGFSGYATTKAGQTGFAKMAAAELAQFGIRVNSICPGAIDTNIDDSTNRDDALLEEVVIPIEYPLGNQPLAGKSGSAKQVADVVLFFASNMSSHVTGSEVYVDGAESLL; via the coding sequence TTGATTTCAAATAAATTACTATCTGGAAAAGTAGCGCTTGTCACCGGAGCGGCCTCTGGAATTGGACGTGCCGCTGTCATCCGTTTCATTCAAGCGGGTGCAAAAGTCGCCATTCTTGACCTGAATGAAGAAGATACGATGCGTCTCGCTAGTCTCGTCGGAGAAGAACGGGCCATCGGCATTAGCGCGGATGTTTCGGATGAAGCAGCAATGAAAGAAGCGTATGAACGGACGATTGAGCGATTTGGTCGAATCGACATCGTCTTCGCGAACGCCGGACGAAACGGAACCATCACACCGATTGAACATCTATCTATAGAAGATTGGAACGGTGTTGTAGAGACGAACCTGACGGGAACGTTTTTGACCGTCAAACATGCGATTCCTCATTTGAAAGAGAATGGGGGGAGTATCATCATCACCTCTTCGATTAACGGCAATCGCTACTTTAAAAATTTTGGTTTCAGCGGCTATGCGACAACGAAAGCAGGACAGACCGGCTTTGCGAAAATGGCAGCTGCCGAGCTCGCACAATTCGGAATTCGCGTGAATTCGATTTGTCCAGGGGCGATCGATACGAATATCGACGATTCGACTAATCGGGACGATGCGTTGCTTGAAGAAGTCGTGATCCCCATCGAGTATCCACTTGGGAATCAACCCCTTGCCGGAAAATCCGGTTCCGCGAAACAGGTCGCTGACGTTGTCTTGTTTTTCGCGAGCAACATGTCGAGCCATGTCACCGGTTCTGAAGTGTATGTCGACGGTGCAGAATCCCTCTTGTAA